A window of Streptomyces puniciscabiei contains these coding sequences:
- a CDS encoding DNA/RNA non-specific endonuclease yields the protein MLWPSTSNGSGGPGDAKHEASAPRVSPARQGASAAQALSALPAVDLSMVYALTEHAPMTRANLTVNSAGQASGTLSEPVTGKSTLAWSGDQLYLKGDSAFWAKQNPQFGHDLTSTGHWVAPQKRSGYYMLDSFGVNVGSLTPASLAALVRKVTSDPEAVRQDGATFQGRKAVAYTSQGWTVVLAADSPYPVLAIGGDPGHDGPVKSAVWHSAQRTGQAAEPADYRTNAVPADDSDFSSYLVLEPKPATTKQAAVARTATASAVATAVPPATSAEAVSKTMGPAFTITSNDAYLCTTDPCSYSYTVTNSGDQAGAATLFLSLPRVPDQPHPLGTLQPKRSKTVSGTRPNIAWGTGRTVNHTDYAWVYSTAEYGPDPKVGSRLHARNLRPSDLSFSTPLQPTVAGLLDAMTKDRPTSDTEAGSKATDAIEKANDQGELPDLGEIVDSGRLGNPQDLREILPTTDKVDNQRVLQQIALLLQTDPHAHVTWTTPSTAGGTTPPADYLYTTTEQGQQVQRAVKAETVRSPAELGTQARLGAAQLNGAPLDSGSANGQKVRSGYERVLRLDLEPFVGPLLDLATTQDLEHSLSTGQQFQQLRDSLCEPNSGGPRIDRLVIVNAAGTHQWTSPRQVGASCGSGGTSASPDPSSSSGPDSKPTCLTQTFPPGTVERNGPGWINYAPLGPHNRATAATACLKLPVGGDGTAPSTNNIAGLEEAQKRAAALFPRARGRLVDRCHLIPRMFNGRGVQRNIAPCWRTPVNVGEMTDIANAVNAYLNKGGTALLTVACRYNDSAAEIPYEFIFRATAWDSDGNQHSLPLPHGGTVQNVKSGKNLRP from the coding sequence GTGCTGTGGCCGAGCACGTCGAACGGGTCGGGCGGTCCCGGGGACGCCAAGCACGAGGCATCGGCGCCCCGCGTGTCACCGGCCCGGCAGGGCGCGTCGGCGGCGCAGGCACTGAGCGCCCTGCCGGCGGTGGACCTGTCGATGGTCTACGCACTGACCGAGCACGCGCCCATGACCCGGGCGAACCTGACGGTCAACAGCGCAGGGCAGGCGTCGGGAACCCTCAGCGAACCGGTGACCGGGAAGTCCACCCTCGCATGGTCCGGCGACCAGCTCTACCTGAAGGGCGACTCGGCCTTCTGGGCGAAGCAGAATCCCCAGTTCGGCCACGACCTGACCAGCACCGGTCACTGGGTCGCGCCGCAGAAGCGCTCCGGTTACTACATGCTCGACAGCTTCGGGGTGAACGTCGGCTCGCTGACGCCGGCCTCACTCGCCGCGCTGGTCCGGAAGGTCACCTCCGACCCCGAGGCGGTGCGACAGGACGGCGCGACGTTCCAGGGCCGTAAGGCGGTCGCGTACACCTCGCAGGGCTGGACGGTCGTCCTCGCCGCGGATTCTCCCTACCCGGTCCTTGCCATCGGCGGGGATCCCGGCCACGACGGCCCCGTCAAGTCCGCCGTCTGGCACTCCGCCCAGCGCACCGGGCAGGCCGCGGAACCGGCGGACTACCGTACGAACGCCGTGCCGGCCGATGACAGTGACTTCAGCAGCTACCTCGTGCTGGAGCCGAAGCCGGCCACCACCAAGCAGGCCGCTGTAGCCCGGACCGCCACTGCCTCGGCTGTGGCGACCGCCGTCCCGCCCGCCACGTCGGCCGAGGCGGTCTCCAAGACCATGGGGCCGGCCTTCACCATCACCAGCAACGACGCTTACCTGTGCACGACCGACCCGTGCTCGTACTCCTACACGGTCACCAACAGCGGCGACCAGGCGGGCGCGGCCACGCTCTTTCTGTCCCTGCCGAGGGTGCCCGACCAGCCCCACCCGCTGGGCACACTGCAGCCCAAGCGGTCCAAGACGGTCAGCGGCACCCGCCCCAACATCGCGTGGGGCACCGGACGGACCGTGAACCACACCGACTACGCCTGGGTGTACTCGACCGCCGAGTACGGCCCCGACCCCAAGGTGGGCAGCCGACTTCACGCCCGCAACCTGCGACCGAGCGACCTCTCATTCAGCACCCCTTTGCAGCCCACCGTGGCAGGGCTGCTCGACGCGATGACCAAGGACCGGCCGACCAGCGACACCGAGGCGGGCAGCAAGGCGACCGACGCGATCGAAAAGGCCAACGACCAAGGAGAGCTGCCCGACCTGGGGGAGATCGTCGACTCCGGCCGACTGGGCAACCCGCAGGACCTGCGCGAGATCCTCCCCACCACCGACAAGGTCGACAACCAGCGCGTGCTCCAGCAGATCGCGCTGCTGCTCCAGACCGACCCTCACGCGCACGTCACCTGGACCACGCCGTCCACGGCCGGTGGTACGACACCCCCGGCGGACTACCTCTACACCACCACCGAGCAGGGTCAGCAGGTCCAACGTGCCGTCAAGGCGGAAACGGTACGGAGCCCGGCAGAACTCGGGACGCAGGCACGCCTCGGCGCCGCGCAACTCAATGGCGCACCCCTGGACTCCGGCTCGGCCAACGGCCAGAAGGTGCGGTCCGGTTACGAACGGGTGCTACGGCTCGACCTCGAACCGTTCGTGGGCCCGCTACTGGACCTGGCCACCACGCAGGACCTGGAGCACTCCCTTTCCACGGGCCAGCAGTTCCAGCAACTGCGGGACAGCCTCTGCGAGCCGAACAGCGGTGGCCCCCGCATCGATCGCCTCGTCATCGTCAACGCCGCCGGCACCCATCAGTGGACATCCCCGCGCCAGGTCGGCGCGAGTTGCGGTTCCGGCGGGACCTCGGCATCGCCGGACCCATCGAGCAGTAGCGGGCCGGACAGCAAGCCGACCTGCCTGACGCAGACCTTTCCGCCCGGTACTGTCGAGCGCAACGGGCCGGGCTGGATCAACTACGCCCCTCTCGGGCCACACAACCGGGCCACGGCGGCCACTGCGTGCTTGAAGCTTCCGGTCGGCGGCGACGGGACAGCACCTTCCACTAACAACATCGCCGGCTTGGAGGAGGCCCAGAAACGCGCGGCTGCGCTGTTCCCCCGGGCGCGCGGGAGACTGGTCGACCGCTGTCACCTGATCCCCAGGATGTTTAACGGCCGCGGTGTGCAACGCAACATCGCGCCGTGTTGGAGGACGCCAGTGAACGTCGGTGAGATGACGGACATCGCCAATGCAGTAAACGCTTACCTCAACAAGGGAGGAACCGCGCTGCTGACGGTGGCCTGCAGGTACAACGACAGCGCGGCAGAGATCCCGTACGAGTTCATCTTCAGAGCCACCGCATGGGACTCCGACGGAAACCAGCACTCGCTCCCGCTACCCCACGGTGGCACAGTCCAGAATGTCAAGAGCGGGAAGAACCTCAGGCCCTGA
- a CDS encoding DinB family protein → MTESQTEAWPEPPLAGTEVAAILGAVERQRATLAWKCSGLDAAGLRATLGTSAITLGGLLKHLAHVEDSHFARLWLGSPDGAPWDTVDWDSNPGWDYRSAAEDTPEQLRVLWQESVARSRAIVDEALSTGGLDQLGAYTTRSGERLNLRRILLDLIEEYARHVGHADLIRESVDGLTGEDPPR, encoded by the coding sequence ATGACCGAGAGCCAGACCGAAGCTTGGCCGGAACCTCCCCTCGCCGGCACCGAGGTCGCAGCGATCCTCGGCGCCGTCGAGCGTCAGCGGGCTACCCTTGCCTGGAAGTGCTCCGGCCTGGACGCCGCCGGTCTTCGCGCCACGCTCGGCACGTCCGCCATCACTTTGGGCGGCCTCCTCAAGCACCTGGCGCACGTAGAAGACAGTCACTTCGCCCGGTTGTGGCTCGGCTCCCCCGATGGTGCTCCCTGGGACACCGTCGACTGGGACAGCAATCCCGGCTGGGACTACCGCTCCGCCGCCGAGGACACCCCCGAGCAGCTGCGCGTTCTCTGGCAGGAATCGGTCGCCCGTTCACGTGCCATCGTCGACGAGGCGCTCAGTACGGGCGGGCTGGACCAACTCGGCGCCTACACCACCCGTAGCGGCGAACGCCTTAACCTCCGCCGCATCCTCCTGGACCTCATCGAGGAGTACGCCCGCCACGTCGGTCACGCCGACCTCATTCGTGAATCCGTCGACGGGCTCACGGGCGAGGACCCACCGAGGTGA